The DNA segment TTTAAGTACCTGTTCTTTTTTACTTTTTTTAATTGAGCTAGTTGTTAATCCTGAATAAATTGAAAGCATTTCTCTTTTAATTAATTTTTTCTGTTCTTTAGAATATTCACTTTTTAAATATAAATTCCTGAGTTCTTTATAAATAACAAGATAAGAATTAAATGTTTGTTGCAACCGTTCTTGGCTTTGATTCGTCATAATTGAATTTTCACGATATCTTCTATTGTAATAAAAAATATTGACGTAACACATAGACTTAATATTTAGAAATACCTGAGTAGTAAATAATTCATCCTCGTGTAAAATTCCTTCATAAAAAGAAAGAGCATTTTTTACCAAAACTTCTCTTTTAACCATGTACAAATATACTGGAGATGCTAATGTTTGACGATTTGCTTTGAAACAATCTTGTGTATATTTTTTTCCTACTTGCAGACGTTGGCTAAAATCATAGTTATTTTGTTTGATTGGTTTATTTAACCCATCTAAAAATGCTTTGCCGTTAAACCTTATAAGATCTATTTGTTTTTCTTCCATTAAATCAACAAGTTCTTTTACGGTCGTTAATTCAATATAGTCATCAGAATCTACAAATAATACATATTTTCCAATAGCTGCTTCTAATCCTGTATTTCGAGCACTGGAGAGTCCTTTATTCGCTTGTTGAATAAGTTGAACCCTACTATCTAACAGAAAGGGTTTCAATTTTTGATTACTTGTATCTGTGCTTCCGTCGTCCACTATAATAATTTGCAAGTTCTGATAATTTTGTTTTATGATAGATTTCAAACATTCTTCTATATATAGTTCAACATTGTAGACAGGCACAATTACTGAAACCAAAGGTTGATTTTGCACCAAAATTATCCATCCTCTTTTCTAATTTATATTGCCTATTATTACTTATTTATTTTTTAAAATTAGTTCTTTTAACATTTTCAATTGTCCTGTAACCAATAGTCCTATAAAAAATAAAACAATAAAAGCAATTCCATAAATTACAAGATTTATAAAATTAGCAAATGGTAAATTAGGTACTGCTAAAAAGAATACTCCTTGAATAAGAGCCATGATAATTGGCTTTATTAAAACTTTTATGACTCCTTCAAAATTAGATTGAAATAATCGATACATCAATAGGTAATTCATTTGAATAAAATTTATCGTAAAAGCTAACACGACCATCAATGCAACAGATTCAATACTTCCAGCTACCACTCCTATTGTTATAGCTGTTACTGTTACAATTGCTGATAAAATTCCAGAAAGTAGCAATAAGTCTGTACGGTTGGCAGATTGAAAAATTGCACCACTACTACTTGATATCATTTGTATCCATACAGAAAGTGCTAATATTTGAAATGTTATTACACTATCTCCCCATTGGTTACCAAAGAGAAACAGAATAATTTCATTAGAGTTAAAAAATAAGAAAACTGATAAAGGAAGTCCAATTGTTGCTAATATGGATGTAATCTTTAAATATACTTCTTTAATTTTTTTATAATCTGTTTCATAATTAGACATTATAGGTTGAATTACTGGAGAAATTACATTCGTCAAAATCTGATTAGGGTATAAAGACACCTGATAGGCTTTGTCATAAAAAGCTAAAGAGCTAGATGACAAGTAACGTCCAATTAACATACTATCTAAGTTTCTAGAAAAATAATTAATAAAATTAAATAGAAACTGGTTTTTTGAAAAACTAAAAATCTTTTTCAACGGTTTTTTATCTATTTTTAATTTAGCTTTTAAATTTGTCTTCATATAGAATATACCAAACAATAATGCTGCTTTTACCGTATTACTTATAATTAGTGAATAGTAACTAAATCCATTTATAGCAAGGACAACAGATACAACCCCTGCTGCGATATTAGCTAATATCATTACAATATTTACCGTGCTAAATTTTTTCTCTCTTAATAATATCGATTGTGGCACAACCAGAATACCATAAAAGAATAAGGTCACTGCTAATACTAAGCTGATTGGTTT comes from the Carnobacterium sp. 17-4 genome and includes:
- a CDS encoding glycosyltransferase codes for the protein MQNQPLVSVIVPVYNVELYIEECLKSIIKQNYQNLQIIIVDDGSTDTSNQKLKPFLLDSRVQLIQQANKGLSSARNTGLEAAIGKYVLFVDSDDYIELTTVKELVDLMEEKQIDLIRFNGKAFLDGLNKPIKQNNYDFSQRLQVGKKYTQDCFKANRQTLASPVYLYMVKREVLVKNALSFYEGILHEDELFTTQVFLNIKSMCYVNIFYYNRRYRENSIMTNQSQERLQQTFNSYLVIYKELRNLYLKSEYSKEQKKLIKREMLSIYSGLTTSSIKKSKKEQVLKEIKGINLIDKGYIYVKKIINIVK
- a CDS encoding lipopolysaccharide biosynthesis protein yields the protein MGMAEEFKKGIFYSALGKYSNVVIQLLVTAILSRILTPDEYGIVAVVNVFLIFFQMLADFGIGPAIIQNKTLTKQEINSIFGFSLYLALFLGIIFAFAGYPISAFYNNQVYKPISLVLAVTLFFYGILVVPQSILLREKKFSTVNIVMILANIAAGVVSVVLAINGFSYYSLIISNTVKAALLFGIFYMKTNLKAKLKIDKKPLKKIFSFSKNQFLFNFINYFSRNLDSMLIGRYLSSSSLAFYDKAYQVSLYPNQILTNVISPVIQPIMSNYETDYKKIKEVYLKITSILATIGLPLSVFLFFNSNEIILFLFGNQWGDSVITFQILALSVWIQMISSSSGAIFQSANRTDLLLLSGILSAIVTVTAITIGVVAGSIESVALMVVLAFTINFIQMNYLLMYRLFQSNFEGVIKVLIKPIIMALIQGVFFLAVPNLPFANFINLVIYGIAFIVLFFIGLLVTGQLKMLKELILKNK